The following coding sequences are from one Megachile rotundata isolate GNS110a chromosome 13, iyMegRotu1, whole genome shotgun sequence window:
- the LOC100875396 gene encoding uncharacterized protein LOC100875396 isoform X1, whose protein sequence is MDTNYRANILKWLPYPGVILEKWLAESLALIERMGKLVECIALIIQDITDVQACDLEVYKGVANDLEEAMNEYKLICTVTLSAHPIYKFKMCHFLTQLKRKMNTLARFTKNLINEIVDCNSDELLRVIFRLVNIYNNILDINIDVSDSSTNVFYNDCPSMLEPLKKMSVTRILQALAKNRAEESCHELIDCLLANYEPHEKTDPASAMSADVDASENSSIEIYRALTRHLTPPTESSSCKVDLEVSDIENIQTLVNTQNEQVLRLLNIVQQVSPQLLGVDATKTVKGETRVRGSAMKKVKNYYQEVAWGALSGILDHVVLWWSREALATRHSHGAQQLKDWLSHFVQRNHVPQTVRPALQNLCDALGYHATVTEWDHLFRLAYTSSFQCQSKASSTEGTNTGQMFIELFQLLVRLSNECEAGGEWVIGAPLMELPLSEQIVVLHRLDHSVHTARLWIVQEAKIIAHTWELDVFFLLVKGDIVNCLEELSYLKLADHASTLSMDSVSVQVYVCAKMRAKIVSEVSVNIELLQKCSTQCVDILAKICRVISLANLHMCFPPSSYWRKGSDDAPVAASLYVEPYFEKVLLPVLEVIEDPETSNMILRIMCEAWLDYIYLHRIKFSECGALQLLTDFAYVSKWVSNCSIISQNVRSQLLKNEVLRRCEGVGRLLLRQPGEAISMRKRLSTRRNSEARKRRQKRRIFLCLIFQLGERTNGDHPNHRDWNACQRKCTFQIRNSGWSYERRRCTTFAARNETIKLF, encoded by the exons ATGGATACTAATTACAGAGCAAACATCCTCAAGTGGCTACCATATCCTGGCGTCATCCTCGAGAAATGGTTAGCTGAATCGTTGGCGCTTATCGAGAGAATGGGCAAGCTCGTGGAATGTATAGCCTTAATCATCCAAGACATTACAGACGTGCAGGCTTGTGATCTAGAG GTATACAAAGGTGTCGCGAACGACTTAGAAGAAGCGATGAACGAATACAAGCTAATTTGTACAGTGACTCTCAGCGCGCAtccaatatacaaatttaaaatgtgtCATTTCTTGACGCAGTTGAAACGCAAAATGAATACGCTTGCCAGgtttactaaaaatttgatCAACGAAATCGTTGACTGTAACAGCGACGAATTACTCAGAGTAATTTTCAG ATTAGTGAacatttataacaatattttgGATATAAATATCGATGTTTCGGATTCATCGACGAACGTGTTCTATAACGATTGTCCGTCCATGTTGGAACCTCTGAAAAAGATGTCTGTCACACGAATACTACAG GCGTTAGCGAAAAATAGGGCAGAGGAATCTTGCCACGAACTTATCGATTGTCTATTGGCGAATTACGAACCCCATGAGAAAACCGATCCTGCATCAGCAATGTCCGCGGACGTGGATGCTTCGGAAAATTCCAGCATCGAGATCTACCG GGCCCTCACGAGACACTTAACGCCACCGACGGAAAGTTCATCTTGCAAAGTCGATTTGGAAGTGTCGGACATCGAAAACATTCAGACCCTGGTCAACACTCAGAACGAACAGGTTCTTCGGTTGTTAAATATCGTGCAACAAGTTTCACCGCAGCTGTTAGGTGTCGATGCAACGAAGACCGTCAAAG GCGAGACAAGAGTGAGAGGTAGCGCGATgaagaaagtgaaaaattattatcaggAAGTGGCATGGGGTGCACTGTCAGGAATTCTAGATCACGTTGTTCTTTGGTGGTCTCGAGAAGCGCTTGCTACACGTCACAGTCATGGAGCACAGCAACTGAAGGATTGGTTGAGCCATTTTGTTCAAAGGAACCacg TACCACAGACCGTGAGACCGGCATTGCAAAACCTATGCGACGCTCTTGGTTATCATGCTACCGTTACCGAGTGGGACCATCTCTTCAGACTAGCCTACACGTCGTCTTTTCAATGTCAATCGAAAGCCTCGTCTACGGAG GGGACCAATACGGGTCAGATGTTCATCGAGTTGTTCCAGTTGCTCGTTCGATTGAGTAACGAGTGCGAGGCAGGCGGTGAATGGGTGATCGGAGCACCGTTGATGGAGTTACCTCTGTCGGAACAGATCGTTGTTCTTCACCGATTGGATCATTCGGTTCACACTGCCAGATTGTGGATTGTTCAGGAAGCGAAGATCATAGCTCACACGTGGGAACTCGATGTGTTCTTCTTGTTGGTCAAAGGCGATATAGTGAACTGCCTGGAAGAGTTGTCTTATCTAAAG CTTGCTGATCATGCTAGCACGCTATCGATGGATTCTGTCAGTGTTCAGGTATACGTTTGCGCAAAGATGAGGGCGAAAATCGTGTCAGAAGTGAGCGTCAATATAGAGTTACTTCAG AAGTGTTCTACTCAGTGCGTGGATATTCTTGCGAAAATCTGTCGCGTGATCAGTTTGGCGAATCTGCACATGTGCTTTCCACCATCGAGTTATTGGAGAAAAGGAAGCGACGATGCTCCAGTGGCTGCCAGTCTTTACGTGGAACCATATTTTG AAAAAGTGCTACTTCCGGTGTTGGAGGTCATCGAAGACCCCGAGACGTCCAATATGATCCTCAGAATCATGTGCGAGGCGTGGCTCGATTATATATATCTGCACCGAATCAAATTTAG CGAATGTGGCGCGCTGCAATTACTCACGGACTTTGCATACGTGTCGAAGTGGGTCTCGAATTGCTCGATCATTTCTCAGAACGTACGGAGTCAGTTGCTGAAGAACGAGGTTCTTCGACGTTGCGAGGGAGTGGGTCGGCTCCTTCTGCGACAACCCGGCGAAGCGATTTCGATGCGCAAACGATTGAGTACGAGACGAAATAGTGAAGCGAGGAAGCGGCGACAAAAACGACGAATTTTTCTCTGTCTAATTTTTCAGCTAGGAGAACGAACGAACGGGGATCACCCGAATCACCGGGATTGGAACGCATGCCAGCGGAAATGTACGTTCCAAATCAGAAACAGTGGCTGGAGCTACGAGCGTCGAAGGTGTACAACTTTTGCTGCACGAAATGAaacgattaaattattttag
- the LOC100875396 gene encoding coiled-coil domain-containing protein 142 isoform X2, translating into MDTNYRANILKWLPYPGVILEKWLAESLALIERMGKLVECIALIIQDITDVQACDLEVYKGVANDLEEAMNEYKLICTVTLSAHPIYKFKMCHFLTQLKRKMNTLARFTKNLINEIVDCNSDELLRVIFRLVNIYNNILDINIDVSDSSTNVFYNDCPSMLEPLKKMSVTRILQALAKNRAEESCHELIDCLLANYEPHEKTDPASAMSADVDASENSSIEIYRALTRHLTPPTESSSCKVDLEVSDIENIQTLVNTQNEQVLRLLNIVQQVSPQLLGVDATKTVKGETRVRGSAMKKVKNYYQEVAWGALSGILDHVVLWWSREALATRHSHGAQQLKDWLSHFVQRNHVPQTVRPALQNLCDALGYHATVTEWDHLFRLAYTSSFQCQSKASSTEGTNTGQMFIELFQLLVRLSNECEAGGEWVIGAPLMELPLSEQIVVLHRLDHSVHTARLWIVQEAKIIAHTWELDVFFLLVKGDIVNCLEELSYLKLADHASTLSMDSVSVQVYVCAKMRAKIVSEVSVNIELLQKCSTQCVDILAKICRVISLANLHMCFPPSSYWRKGSDDAPVAASLYVEPYFEKVLLPVLEVIEDPETSNMILRIMCEAWLDYIYLHRIKFSECGALQLLTDFAYVSKWVSNCSIISQNVRSQLLKNEVLRRCEGVGRLLLRQPGEAISMRKRLTRRTNERGSPESPGLERMPAEMYVPNQKQWLELRASKVYNFCCTK; encoded by the exons ATGGATACTAATTACAGAGCAAACATCCTCAAGTGGCTACCATATCCTGGCGTCATCCTCGAGAAATGGTTAGCTGAATCGTTGGCGCTTATCGAGAGAATGGGCAAGCTCGTGGAATGTATAGCCTTAATCATCCAAGACATTACAGACGTGCAGGCTTGTGATCTAGAG GTATACAAAGGTGTCGCGAACGACTTAGAAGAAGCGATGAACGAATACAAGCTAATTTGTACAGTGACTCTCAGCGCGCAtccaatatacaaatttaaaatgtgtCATTTCTTGACGCAGTTGAAACGCAAAATGAATACGCTTGCCAGgtttactaaaaatttgatCAACGAAATCGTTGACTGTAACAGCGACGAATTACTCAGAGTAATTTTCAG ATTAGTGAacatttataacaatattttgGATATAAATATCGATGTTTCGGATTCATCGACGAACGTGTTCTATAACGATTGTCCGTCCATGTTGGAACCTCTGAAAAAGATGTCTGTCACACGAATACTACAG GCGTTAGCGAAAAATAGGGCAGAGGAATCTTGCCACGAACTTATCGATTGTCTATTGGCGAATTACGAACCCCATGAGAAAACCGATCCTGCATCAGCAATGTCCGCGGACGTGGATGCTTCGGAAAATTCCAGCATCGAGATCTACCG GGCCCTCACGAGACACTTAACGCCACCGACGGAAAGTTCATCTTGCAAAGTCGATTTGGAAGTGTCGGACATCGAAAACATTCAGACCCTGGTCAACACTCAGAACGAACAGGTTCTTCGGTTGTTAAATATCGTGCAACAAGTTTCACCGCAGCTGTTAGGTGTCGATGCAACGAAGACCGTCAAAG GCGAGACAAGAGTGAGAGGTAGCGCGATgaagaaagtgaaaaattattatcaggAAGTGGCATGGGGTGCACTGTCAGGAATTCTAGATCACGTTGTTCTTTGGTGGTCTCGAGAAGCGCTTGCTACACGTCACAGTCATGGAGCACAGCAACTGAAGGATTGGTTGAGCCATTTTGTTCAAAGGAACCacg TACCACAGACCGTGAGACCGGCATTGCAAAACCTATGCGACGCTCTTGGTTATCATGCTACCGTTACCGAGTGGGACCATCTCTTCAGACTAGCCTACACGTCGTCTTTTCAATGTCAATCGAAAGCCTCGTCTACGGAG GGGACCAATACGGGTCAGATGTTCATCGAGTTGTTCCAGTTGCTCGTTCGATTGAGTAACGAGTGCGAGGCAGGCGGTGAATGGGTGATCGGAGCACCGTTGATGGAGTTACCTCTGTCGGAACAGATCGTTGTTCTTCACCGATTGGATCATTCGGTTCACACTGCCAGATTGTGGATTGTTCAGGAAGCGAAGATCATAGCTCACACGTGGGAACTCGATGTGTTCTTCTTGTTGGTCAAAGGCGATATAGTGAACTGCCTGGAAGAGTTGTCTTATCTAAAG CTTGCTGATCATGCTAGCACGCTATCGATGGATTCTGTCAGTGTTCAGGTATACGTTTGCGCAAAGATGAGGGCGAAAATCGTGTCAGAAGTGAGCGTCAATATAGAGTTACTTCAG AAGTGTTCTACTCAGTGCGTGGATATTCTTGCGAAAATCTGTCGCGTGATCAGTTTGGCGAATCTGCACATGTGCTTTCCACCATCGAGTTATTGGAGAAAAGGAAGCGACGATGCTCCAGTGGCTGCCAGTCTTTACGTGGAACCATATTTTG AAAAAGTGCTACTTCCGGTGTTGGAGGTCATCGAAGACCCCGAGACGTCCAATATGATCCTCAGAATCATGTGCGAGGCGTGGCTCGATTATATATATCTGCACCGAATCAAATTTAG CGAATGTGGCGCGCTGCAATTACTCACGGACTTTGCATACGTGTCGAAGTGGGTCTCGAATTGCTCGATCATTTCTCAGAACGTACGGAGTCAGTTGCTGAAGAACGAGGTTCTTCGACGTTGCGAGGGAGTGGGTCGGCTCCTTCTGCGACAACCCGGCGAAGCGATTTCGATGCGCAAACGATTGA CTAGGAGAACGAACGAACGGGGATCACCCGAATCACCGGGATTGGAACGCATGCCAGCGGAAATGTACGTTCCAAATCAGAAACAGTGGCTGGAGCTACGAGCGTCGAAGGTGTACAACTTTTGCTGCACGAAATGA
- the LOC100883830 gene encoding uncharacterized protein LOC100883830 has translation MGNSQNKNAKKSSYNTSVISTNTLAQQCSTIIQPPNLSVKSNVPVQSSNSPIQSFNSPIHSSNTAVQSYNASIISSIKPPELFKTEEEFLQKWLLWKNDFLIYRRIINDGKPNNIMCGDRLLNTMGPIGQAIFKRFTFDSLYDRNNLNILLNKFDEYHTIASIRRLNEEDTFMYIHHLQLKIERANIANAEELIRNKILKEIDEHMFTNAAKRVLSTFKFSSDFNNLTLKEVAFIWKLYGCTQFCDRCGSNHSSDNCPAMGKQCIKCNELNHSHRRCPLIFIHNCIYCGSSHLKKKCPAYDEICTKCKKQNHFSWKCLSTQNANSALQPNQILHCKFCGLTHAASRSQCPAKDTFCTRCKTRGHFASKCKENSYSRKH, from the exons ATGG gTAATTcgcaaaataaaaatgcaaaaaaaagTTCATATAATACTTCAGTAATATCAACCAATACTCTAGCACAGCAGTGCagtacaataatacaaccacctAATCTTTCAGTAAAATCTAATGTTCCAGTACAATCATCTAATAGCCCAATACAGTCATTTAATAGTCCAATACATTCATCTAATACTGCAGTACAatcatataatgcttcaattaTTTCATCAATTAAACCACCAGAATTATTCAAGACAGAAGAAGAATTTCTCCAAAAATGGTTATTATggaaaaatgattttttaatatatagaAGGATAATAAATGATGGCAAGCCAAATAATATAATGTGTGGAGATCGGTTGCTAAATACAATGGGACCAATTGGACAAGCAATATTTAAAAGATTTACATTTGATTCCTTGTATGAcagaaataatttgaatatattattgaataaatttgaCGAGTATCATACTATTGCATCAATAAGGAGACTAAATGAGGAAGATACCTTTATGTATATACATCATTTGCAg ttgaaAATAGAAAGAGCAAATATTGCAAATGCAGAAGAATTAAtaagaaacaaaatattaaaagagaTTGATGAACATATGTTTACCAATGCTGCGAAACGAGTGTTGTcaacattcaaattttcatctgattttaataatttgacattaAAAGAAGTTGCatttatttggaaattgtatGGTTGCACACAGTTCTGCGATCGTTGTGGGAGTAATCACAGTTCTGACAATTGCCCTGCAATGGGAAAGCAATGTATAAAATGCAATGAATTAAATCATTCACATAGAAGATGtccattaatttttatacataattgCATATATTGTGGAAGTTCTCATTTAAAGAAGAAATGTCCTGCTTATGACGAAATTTGTACCAAGTGCAAAAAACAAAATCATTTTTCTTGGAAATGTCTATCTACCCAAAACGCGAATTCTGCATTGCAACCAAATCAAATTTTACATTGTAAATTTTGTGGTTTGACTCATGCTGCATCTAGATCACAATGCCCAGCAAAAGATACTTTTTGTACTCGTTGCAAAACAAGAGGGCATTTTGCTTCAAAATGTAAAGAAAATTCTTATTCTAGAAAGCATTAA
- the LOC100883718 gene encoding uncharacterized protein LOC100883718 isoform X2, whose product MNREDWRISLGTRNNLLSNDIPYIPMLVEDLRTFVSFEDHEQNGVKTIQTLGELIPKSERNATLLSLTPGNNSQFPISFKNLDINDIYIKNSNDAYCPIWEKYVTFKVYGILKKEKSEFILESTHLVPVHDVKGTWNLMTQLISIARSEYR is encoded by the exons atgaatcgaGAGGATTGGAGGATTTCTTTGGGGAcacgtaataatttattatctaaTGATATTCCATACATTCCTATGTTAGTAGAGGACCTGCGAACATTTGTTTCTTTTGAGGACCATGAACAAAATGGTGTTAAAACGATACAAACATTAGGAGAACTTATTCCAAAGTCTGAGAGAAATGCTACACTTTTATCGTTAACACCAGGAAACAATTCACAGTTCCCaataagttttaaaaatttagatattaatGATATATACATTAAGAATTCAAATGATGCATATTGTCCAATATGg GaaaaatatgttacatttaAAGTATATGGAattttaaagaaagaaaaatcagAATTTATATTAGAAAGTACACATTTAGTACCAGTTCATGATGTAAAGGGTACATGGAATTTAATGACTCAATTAATTTCAATAGCACGTTCAGAATATAGATA G
- the LOC100883718 gene encoding uncharacterized protein LOC100883718 isoform X1 translates to MNREDWRISLGTRNNLLSNDIPYIPMLVEDLRTFVSFEDHEQNGVKTIQTLGELIPKSERNATLLSLTPGNNSQFPISFKNLDINDIYIKNSNDAYCPIWEKYVTFKVYGILKKEKSEFILESTHLVPVHDVKGTWNLMTQLISIARSEYRYYYRTSGQNNMLQFQWNKMKENKKRLVHEKVNNMH, encoded by the exons atgaatcgaGAGGATTGGAGGATTTCTTTGGGGAcacgtaataatttattatctaaTGATATTCCATACATTCCTATGTTAGTAGAGGACCTGCGAACATTTGTTTCTTTTGAGGACCATGAACAAAATGGTGTTAAAACGATACAAACATTAGGAGAACTTATTCCAAAGTCTGAGAGAAATGCTACACTTTTATCGTTAACACCAGGAAACAATTCACAGTTCCCaataagttttaaaaatttagatattaatGATATATACATTAAGAATTCAAATGATGCATATTGTCCAATATGg GaaaaatatgttacatttaAAGTATATGGAattttaaagaaagaaaaatcagAATTTATATTAGAAAGTACACATTTAGTACCAGTTCATGATGTAAAGGGTACATGGAATTTAATGACTCAATTAATTTCAATAGCACGTTCAGAATATAGATA ttATTATCGTACTAGTGGACAAAACAACATGTTACAGTTTCAAtggaataaaatgaaagaaaacaAGAAACGCTTAGTGCATGAAAAAGTCAATAACATGCATTAA
- the LOC100883608 gene encoding uncharacterized protein LOC100883608 isoform X2, whose amino-acid sequence MEGTIKPPAPLSNTGDMAQNWTRWKKDFLIFMELSNYNDKSQDIKAYLLRNYIGEYGQSIIEKIVFENAADRDDMNKLLVKLDGHFTPINEVMARFLFFSRFKQQKESIEDYISDLKKKAEICNFGKLTNSLIRDQIIAHIGDKALRKKLFEVKNLDLSKLVLMYIEHYASITQKSQVPSESTKQNDTSHKCWKCNKKHPPRKCPASNFKCANCGDLHHFTQCCKKNNLSKTETTETKMYNPNKNVYRSNTNLRAGNIQHGNTTTTEALLPSAPPLVDYGYKLYPNLYNVHSNAKYAK is encoded by the exons atggAAGGTACCATAAAACCACCAGCTCCATTATCCAATACGGGAGATATGGCTCAAAATTGGACGAGATGGAAgaaagattttttaatattcatggaACTTAGCAACTACAATGATAAGTCACAAGATATAAAAGCTTATCTCTTGAGAAACTACATAGGAGAATATGGACAAAGTATTATAGAAAAGATTGTTTTTGAAAATGCAGCTGATAGGGATGATATGAATAAGTTATTAGTAAAACTTGATGGACATTTTACTCCTATAAATGAAGTTATGGCTAGATTTCTCTTTTTCAGTAGATTTAAACAACAAAAGGAATCTATTGAAGATTATATCAGTGACTTAAaa AAAAAggcagaaatttgtaattttggaaagtTGACAAATAGTTTAATTAGAGACCAAATAATTGCTCATATAGGTGATAAAGCACttagaaaaaaattgtttgaagtAAAAAATCTTGATTTATCAAAGTTAGTGTTAATGTATATAGAACATTATGCTAGTATAACACAAAAATCACAAGTTCCCTCAGAAAGCACAAAACAAAATGATACAAGCCATAAATGTtggaaatgcaataaaaaacatCCTCCAAGAAAATGTCctgcttcaaatttcaaatgtgcAAATTGTGGTGACCTCCATCACTTTACTCAATGTTGTAAAAAGAACAATCTTTCAAAGACTGAAACAACAGAAACAAAAATGTATAAT CCAAATAAAAACGTATATCgtagtaatacaaatttaagagCAGGAAATATTCAG CATGGTAACACTACAACTACTGAGGCACTG CTTCCTAGTGCACCACCACTTGTTGATTATGGCTATAAATTGTATCCCAATTTATATAATGTACACAGTAATGCA AAGTATGCAAAGTGA
- the LOC100883608 gene encoding uncharacterized protein LOC100883608 isoform X1 produces the protein MEGTIKPPAPLSNTGDMAQNWTRWKKDFLIFMELSNYNDKSQDIKAYLLRNYIGEYGQSIIEKIVFENAADRDDMNKLLVKLDGHFTPINEVMARFLFFSRFKQQKESIEDYISDLKKKAEICNFGKLTNSLIRDQIIAHIGDKALRKKLFEVKNLDLSKLVLMYIEHYASITQKSQVPSESTKQNDTSHKCWKCNKKHPPRKCPASNFKCANCGDLHHFTQCCKKNNLSKTETTETKMYNPNKNVYRSNTNLRAGNIQHGNTTTTEALLPSAPPLVDYGYKLYPNLYNISMQSDSMQTKAVTPTVNVNSQHDTTSTQTKELEANTDVPKKDNKETCILS, from the exons atggAAGGTACCATAAAACCACCAGCTCCATTATCCAATACGGGAGATATGGCTCAAAATTGGACGAGATGGAAgaaagattttttaatattcatggaACTTAGCAACTACAATGATAAGTCACAAGATATAAAAGCTTATCTCTTGAGAAACTACATAGGAGAATATGGACAAAGTATTATAGAAAAGATTGTTTTTGAAAATGCAGCTGATAGGGATGATATGAATAAGTTATTAGTAAAACTTGATGGACATTTTACTCCTATAAATGAAGTTATGGCTAGATTTCTCTTTTTCAGTAGATTTAAACAACAAAAGGAATCTATTGAAGATTATATCAGTGACTTAAaa AAAAAggcagaaatttgtaattttggaaagtTGACAAATAGTTTAATTAGAGACCAAATAATTGCTCATATAGGTGATAAAGCACttagaaaaaaattgtttgaagtAAAAAATCTTGATTTATCAAAGTTAGTGTTAATGTATATAGAACATTATGCTAGTATAACACAAAAATCACAAGTTCCCTCAGAAAGCACAAAACAAAATGATACAAGCCATAAATGTtggaaatgcaataaaaaacatCCTCCAAGAAAATGTCctgcttcaaatttcaaatgtgcAAATTGTGGTGACCTCCATCACTTTACTCAATGTTGTAAAAAGAACAATCTTTCAAAGACTGAAACAACAGAAACAAAAATGTATAAT CCAAATAAAAACGTATATCgtagtaatacaaatttaagagCAGGAAATATTCAG CATGGTAACACTACAACTACTGAGGCACTG CTTCCTAGTGCACCACCACTTGTTGATTATGGCTATAAATTGTATCCCAATTTATATAAT atAAGTATGCAAAGTGATAGTATGCAGACAAAAGCAGTAACACCG ACTGTAAACGTGAATTCGCAACATGATACAACGAGTACACAAACAAAAGAACTTGAAGCAAATACCGATGTTCCgaaaaaagataataaagaaACTTGTATTCTTTCATAG
- the LOC100883608 gene encoding uncharacterized protein LOC100883608 isoform X3 gives MEGTIKPPAPLSNTGDMAQNWTRWKKDFLIFMELSNYNDKSQDIKAYLLRNYIGEYGQSIIEKIVFENAADRDDMNKLLVKLDGHFTPINEVMARFLFFSRFKQQKESIEDYISDLKKKAEICNFGKLTNSLIRDQIIAHIGDKALRKKLFEVKNLDLSKLVLMYIEHYASITQKSQVPSESTKQNDTSHKCWKCNKKHPPRKCPASNFKCANCGDLHHFTQCCKKNNLSKTETTETKMYNPNKNVYRSNTNLRAGNIQHGNTTTTEALLPSAPPLVDYGYKLYPNLYNVHNKYAK, from the exons atggAAGGTACCATAAAACCACCAGCTCCATTATCCAATACGGGAGATATGGCTCAAAATTGGACGAGATGGAAgaaagattttttaatattcatggaACTTAGCAACTACAATGATAAGTCACAAGATATAAAAGCTTATCTCTTGAGAAACTACATAGGAGAATATGGACAAAGTATTATAGAAAAGATTGTTTTTGAAAATGCAGCTGATAGGGATGATATGAATAAGTTATTAGTAAAACTTGATGGACATTTTACTCCTATAAATGAAGTTATGGCTAGATTTCTCTTTTTCAGTAGATTTAAACAACAAAAGGAATCTATTGAAGATTATATCAGTGACTTAAaa AAAAAggcagaaatttgtaattttggaaagtTGACAAATAGTTTAATTAGAGACCAAATAATTGCTCATATAGGTGATAAAGCACttagaaaaaaattgtttgaagtAAAAAATCTTGATTTATCAAAGTTAGTGTTAATGTATATAGAACATTATGCTAGTATAACACAAAAATCACAAGTTCCCTCAGAAAGCACAAAACAAAATGATACAAGCCATAAATGTtggaaatgcaataaaaaacatCCTCCAAGAAAATGTCctgcttcaaatttcaaatgtgcAAATTGTGGTGACCTCCATCACTTTACTCAATGTTGTAAAAAGAACAATCTTTCAAAGACTGAAACAACAGAAACAAAAATGTATAAT CCAAATAAAAACGTATATCgtagtaatacaaatttaagagCAGGAAATATTCAG CATGGTAACACTACAACTACTGAGGCACTG CTTCCTAGTGCACCACCACTTGTTGATTATGGCTATAAATTGTATCCCAATTTATATAATGTACACA atAAGTATGCAAAGTGA